A stretch of the Arvicanthis niloticus isolate mArvNil1 chromosome 17, mArvNil1.pat.X, whole genome shotgun sequence genome encodes the following:
- the Arid5a gene encoding AT-rich interactive domain-containing protein 5A isoform X2, which produces MASPAKGKTEQSEKGDLLELPVSPKPNDEQSRSQSPIQLEDSPEAGGDQEEEQAFLVSLYKFMKERHTPIERVPHLGFKQINLWKIYKAVEKLGAYELVTGRRLWKNVYDELGGSPGSTSAATCTRRHYERLVLPYVRHLKGEDDKPLPPTKPRKQYKMAKEMRGDDGTTEKLKKAKESEERQGDQTMPGKTKSDATVQTQLPSQGSSRDSTEQLGPVSGPSPPFMGASSCPEAYKQLLSSFYCKGAHGIMSPLAKKKLLAQVSKAEALQCQKEGCRHGARSPNKDLQESPQNLRGLAENSEHQLTPQEGLQAPGGSTRMEAQVGSCHTAPTFSGCFQAYPTEVLKPVSQHPRDFFSGLKDRVLVGPPGKEEGPTTKESQLVWGGDANRPSAFHKGSTRKRSFYPKPKACWVSPMAKVPAESPGAPPPHPSSPGLGNKHGLEEEGFAHGGKKLRAVSPFLKEVDAKECGGKPAAPGLAVSCLLGPALGPTPPEAYRGTMLRCPLNFSNSPDPLKGQASLPFSPLVIPAFPAHLLATTGPSPMAAGLVHFPPMPYDTVLRNRLGPASSAWHMPPVTTYAAPHFFHLNTKL; this is translated from the exons CATCTCCTGCCAAAGGGAAAACAGAGCAGTCAGAGAAAGGTGACCTCCTGGAGCTCCCTGTATCCCCCAAGCCCAATGATGAGCAGAGCAGGAGCCAGAGCCCCATCCAGCTGGAG GACTCCCCTGAGGCAGGTGGGGATcaggaggaggaacaggcctTCCTGGTCAGCCTCTACAAGTTCATGAAGGAGCGACACACGCCCATCGAGAGGGTGCCACATCTTGGTTTCAAGCAGA TTAACCTGTGGAAGATCTACAAGGCAGTGGAGAAGCTGGGGGCCTATGAGCTG GTGACAGGCCGCCGCCTCTGGAAGAATGTGTATGATGAACTTGGGGGTAGCCCAGGCAGCACCAGTGCAGCCACATGCACACGCCGCCACTATGAGAG GCTGGTCCTCCCATATGTGCGGCACTTGAAGGGGGAGGACGACAAACCACTGCCCCCTACCAAGCCCAGGAAGCAATACAAGATGGCCAAGGAGATGAGGGGAGATGATGGGACCACTGAGAAGCTGAAGAAGGCCAAGGAGTCAGAGGAGAGGCAGGGGGACCAG acCATGCCAGGAAAGACCAAGTCAGATGCCACAGTCCAGACACAGCTTCCCAGCCAGGGATCCTCAAGGGATAGCACAGAACAGCTAGGCCCAGTATCTGGGCCCTCTCCACCATTCATGGGTGCTAGTAGCTGCCCTGAGGCCTACAAGCAGCTCCTGTCCAGCTTTTACTGCAAAGGGGCACATGGCATCATGTCACCACTGGCCAAAAAGAAACTCCTAGCCCAAGTCAGCAAGGCAGAGGCCTTGCAGTGCCAAAAAGAGGGCTGTCGCCACGGAGCAAGAAGCCCCAACAAGGACCTTCAAGAAAGTCCCCAGAACCTGAGAGGGCTAGCTGAGAACTCTGAACACCAGCTAACCCCCCAGGAGGGACTGCAGGCCCCCGGTGGCAGTACCAGGATGGAGGCACAGGTGGGCTCCTGCCATACAGCCCCCACGTTCTCAGGCTGTTTCCAAGCATACCCCACTGAAGTACTGAAGCCTGTCAGCCAGCACCCCAGGGACTTCTTCTCCGGCCTTAAAGACAGGGTGCTGGTGGGACCGCCTGGAAAAGAGGAAGGTCCGACAACCAAAGAGTCCCAGCTGGTGTGGGGTGGGGATGCCAACCGCCCCTCTGCATTCCATAAAGGCAGCACAAGAAAAAGAAGTTTCTACCCCAAGCCCAAAGCCTGCTGGGTGTCTCCCATGGCCAAGGTCCCTGCTGAGAGTCCTGGAGCCCCACCCCCTCATCCCAGTAGCCCAGGTCTTGGCAATAAGCATGGCTTGGAAGAAGAGGGATTTGCTCATGGTGGCAAGAAACTGAGGGCAGTGTCTCCCTTTCTGAAGGAGGTGGATGCCAAGGAGTGTGGGGGCAAGCCTGCAGCCCCTGGCTTGGCTGTATCTTGTCTACTGGGCCCAGCCCTGGGGCCCACTCCTCCAGAGGCCTACAGGGGCACCATGCTGCGGTGTCCTCTGAACTTCAGCAATAGCCCAGACCCTCTGAAGGGCCAGGCCTCACTCCCCTTCAGCCCCCTGGTCATCCCCGCTTTCCCAGCCCATCTCCTGGCCACAACAGGCCCCTCACCTATGGCTGCCGGCCTGGTGCATTTCCCTCCCATGCCCTACGACACTGTCCTCCGCAACAGACTGGGTCCAGCTTCGTCTGCCTGGCACATGCCGCCCGTCACAACCTATGCGGCACCCCACTTCTTCCACCTCAACACAAAACTGTAG
- the Arid5a gene encoding AT-rich interactive domain-containing protein 5A isoform X1 — MAASPAKGKTEQSEKGDLLELPVSPKPNDEQSRSQSPIQLEDSPEAGGDQEEEQAFLVSLYKFMKERHTPIERVPHLGFKQINLWKIYKAVEKLGAYELVTGRRLWKNVYDELGGSPGSTSAATCTRRHYERLVLPYVRHLKGEDDKPLPPTKPRKQYKMAKEMRGDDGTTEKLKKAKESEERQGDQTMPGKTKSDATVQTQLPSQGSSRDSTEQLGPVSGPSPPFMGASSCPEAYKQLLSSFYCKGAHGIMSPLAKKKLLAQVSKAEALQCQKEGCRHGARSPNKDLQESPQNLRGLAENSEHQLTPQEGLQAPGGSTRMEAQVGSCHTAPTFSGCFQAYPTEVLKPVSQHPRDFFSGLKDRVLVGPPGKEEGPTTKESQLVWGGDANRPSAFHKGSTRKRSFYPKPKACWVSPMAKVPAESPGAPPPHPSSPGLGNKHGLEEEGFAHGGKKLRAVSPFLKEVDAKECGGKPAAPGLAVSCLLGPALGPTPPEAYRGTMLRCPLNFSNSPDPLKGQASLPFSPLVIPAFPAHLLATTGPSPMAAGLVHFPPMPYDTVLRNRLGPASSAWHMPPVTTYAAPHFFHLNTKL, encoded by the exons CAGCATCTCCTGCCAAAGGGAAAACAGAGCAGTCAGAGAAAGGTGACCTCCTGGAGCTCCCTGTATCCCCCAAGCCCAATGATGAGCAGAGCAGGAGCCAGAGCCCCATCCAGCTGGAG GACTCCCCTGAGGCAGGTGGGGATcaggaggaggaacaggcctTCCTGGTCAGCCTCTACAAGTTCATGAAGGAGCGACACACGCCCATCGAGAGGGTGCCACATCTTGGTTTCAAGCAGA TTAACCTGTGGAAGATCTACAAGGCAGTGGAGAAGCTGGGGGCCTATGAGCTG GTGACAGGCCGCCGCCTCTGGAAGAATGTGTATGATGAACTTGGGGGTAGCCCAGGCAGCACCAGTGCAGCCACATGCACACGCCGCCACTATGAGAG GCTGGTCCTCCCATATGTGCGGCACTTGAAGGGGGAGGACGACAAACCACTGCCCCCTACCAAGCCCAGGAAGCAATACAAGATGGCCAAGGAGATGAGGGGAGATGATGGGACCACTGAGAAGCTGAAGAAGGCCAAGGAGTCAGAGGAGAGGCAGGGGGACCAG acCATGCCAGGAAAGACCAAGTCAGATGCCACAGTCCAGACACAGCTTCCCAGCCAGGGATCCTCAAGGGATAGCACAGAACAGCTAGGCCCAGTATCTGGGCCCTCTCCACCATTCATGGGTGCTAGTAGCTGCCCTGAGGCCTACAAGCAGCTCCTGTCCAGCTTTTACTGCAAAGGGGCACATGGCATCATGTCACCACTGGCCAAAAAGAAACTCCTAGCCCAAGTCAGCAAGGCAGAGGCCTTGCAGTGCCAAAAAGAGGGCTGTCGCCACGGAGCAAGAAGCCCCAACAAGGACCTTCAAGAAAGTCCCCAGAACCTGAGAGGGCTAGCTGAGAACTCTGAACACCAGCTAACCCCCCAGGAGGGACTGCAGGCCCCCGGTGGCAGTACCAGGATGGAGGCACAGGTGGGCTCCTGCCATACAGCCCCCACGTTCTCAGGCTGTTTCCAAGCATACCCCACTGAAGTACTGAAGCCTGTCAGCCAGCACCCCAGGGACTTCTTCTCCGGCCTTAAAGACAGGGTGCTGGTGGGACCGCCTGGAAAAGAGGAAGGTCCGACAACCAAAGAGTCCCAGCTGGTGTGGGGTGGGGATGCCAACCGCCCCTCTGCATTCCATAAAGGCAGCACAAGAAAAAGAAGTTTCTACCCCAAGCCCAAAGCCTGCTGGGTGTCTCCCATGGCCAAGGTCCCTGCTGAGAGTCCTGGAGCCCCACCCCCTCATCCCAGTAGCCCAGGTCTTGGCAATAAGCATGGCTTGGAAGAAGAGGGATTTGCTCATGGTGGCAAGAAACTGAGGGCAGTGTCTCCCTTTCTGAAGGAGGTGGATGCCAAGGAGTGTGGGGGCAAGCCTGCAGCCCCTGGCTTGGCTGTATCTTGTCTACTGGGCCCAGCCCTGGGGCCCACTCCTCCAGAGGCCTACAGGGGCACCATGCTGCGGTGTCCTCTGAACTTCAGCAATAGCCCAGACCCTCTGAAGGGCCAGGCCTCACTCCCCTTCAGCCCCCTGGTCATCCCCGCTTTCCCAGCCCATCTCCTGGCCACAACAGGCCCCTCACCTATGGCTGCCGGCCTGGTGCATTTCCCTCCCATGCCCTACGACACTGTCCTCCGCAACAGACTGGGTCCAGCTTCGTCTGCCTGGCACATGCCGCCCGTCACAACCTATGCGGCACCCCACTTCTTCCACCTCAACACAAAACTGTAG